Part of the Paludisphaera borealis genome, TTCGCGCAGACTTACGGCGTTGAATTGCTTTACGAACAGCCGCCGACCATCGTGCGGAGCGAGCTGCTGCAAAGCGTCCGGAAATACTGCCCGAACGCCGAGACGATGGGCGACGCCGAGCCGGGCTTGAGCATCTCGTTCTTCCATCCCGATCATCCCGTCGGCCTGGCAGGCGCGGCGATGCCCGCTCAGACGCACGTCTTCGTCACGGAGGAGCCGTACTCGGTCACGCCCGAGCTTGCGGACGATTTGCGGCAGTCGTGGGGGTTCCCCGACGTGGCCGAGGTGCTGGGGCGTTGCCGGCGAAGCGTGCTCGTGACCGACATGATGTCCAGCTCGCTCGCTCCCAAGGAGCGGCTCGGGCTGTTTCAGGCCGTCCTGGCCGGCGTGCTCGACGTCGTGCCGGCTCTGGCGATCCACTGGCGGCCGTCGGCCCACTTCATCAAGGCGGATCAGTACCGCCAGGCGTTCCGCGAGGGGGGCGCGTCGCGGTTCTTCGCCGGCGGGCTCAACGTCCGGTTCTTCATGGTCGACGACGCGCCGGGCGAGATGATCATGGACACGCTCGGCCTGGCGGCCCTGGGACTGCCCGACCTTCAGTGCCATTTCCGCGATCTCGACCCCAACGACGTCGGCACGGTGCTGATGAACTCCGGCTGCTACATCTATGAGGCCGGCGACGTGATCCAGGACGACCACACGATCGAGGGGGCGACCGTAGGCAGCCGCTGGCGGTGCCAGCACGAGGAATCTCTGGTGTCTCCCCATCGCATGGTCCTCAACCTCGACCCCGGCCCGCCGCACGCGGGCGATCGCGGGGACTGAGCCCAGGGCCGGCTCGGATTGCCCGCGCGGGTGTTTTGGGTTAGCCTCCCCCGGCGGTTCCCTTGCCGGGAACGCTCAAGGAGGAGCGGAACGGATGCCGATCGCGGGCGATACAATAGTCGCGTCGGATGGTGCGCGACGGTGGCTGCCCGAGGCGGCCGTGACGCTGCTG contains:
- a CDS encoding DUF4261 domain-containing protein, whose translation is MTKPPDGFAQTYGVELLYEQPPTIVRSELLQSVRKYCPNAETMGDAEPGLSISFFHPDHPVGLAGAAMPAQTHVFVTEEPYSVTPELADDLRQSWGFPDVAEVLGRCRRSVLVTDMMSSSLAPKERLGLFQAVLAGVLDVVPALAIHWRPSAHFIKADQYRQAFREGGASRFFAGGLNVRFFMVDDAPGEMIMDTLGLAALGLPDLQCHFRDLDPNDVGTVLMNSGCYIYEAGDVIQDDHTIEGATVGSRWRCQHEESLVSPHRMVLNLDPGPPHAGDRGD